One part of the Vicinamibacterales bacterium genome encodes these proteins:
- a CDS encoding DUF4398 domain-containing protein produces MSFAVLRALRDTVFPVRRALIGLLLLAAAACSEPPQKEIDQAQSAIDAARAAGADTGAAAEYAGATETLQKARASVDQRDYRQALSYAIDARQRAAEATALVAAARTRQKASAEAEYATAAQRGSILEADLHAAESARVPAQQLRTAREALDAAKGTLQEARRRLDGGNTTDAEATLVTVREKLDLAAKAVQAIPQHGRATRRRH; encoded by the coding sequence GTGTCCTTCGCCGTCCTTCGTGCCCTTCGTGATACGGTTTTCCCTGTGCGCCGTGCGTTGATCGGACTGTTGCTGCTGGCGGCCGCGGCCTGCTCCGAACCCCCCCAGAAAGAAATCGATCAGGCGCAGTCGGCGATCGACGCCGCCCGCGCCGCCGGCGCCGACACTGGCGCGGCTGCGGAGTACGCGGGCGCGACAGAAACGCTGCAGAAAGCCCGCGCGTCGGTCGATCAGCGCGACTACCGTCAGGCGCTCAGCTACGCGATCGACGCCCGTCAGCGGGCAGCCGAAGCCACGGCGCTCGTCGCCGCAGCCAGGACGCGGCAGAAGGCCTCGGCGGAGGCCGAGTACGCGACCGCCGCGCAACGCGGATCGATTCTCGAAGCGGATCTGCATGCCGCCGAGTCGGCTCGCGTCCCGGCGCAGCAACTGCGCACTGCCCGGGAGGCGCTCGACGCGGCGAAAGGGACCTTGCAAGAAGCGCGCAGACGGCTCGATGGTGGGAATACAACGGACGCGGAAGCGACGCTGGTGACAGTACGCGAAAAGCTCGATCTTGCCGCGAAAGCCGTGCAAGCGATTCCGCAGCATGGCAGAGCCACCCGGCGACGGCACTGA
- a CDS encoding polyprenyl synthetase family protein, translating to MSELAQNLPVTADLAQIFEPIRDDLDRVEQEFERRIQSRVALIPEMGKYIQKSGGKRVRPAVLLMAARLSGYTGDKAVLNASVVEFIHTATLVHDDIIDGADVRRGRLAVHSRWGNDITVLLGDYLYIKSMAMALTQDSLDIVRLLCDVTLRMIEGELYQLTKTGDVDITEDEHFEIIRRKTAYLFGGCAEIGGLLGGVSKERQHALREFGFNLGVAFQVVDDLLDYTAEESALGKPVGGDLREGKVTLPIIYLRERGGEEAGRLIRSVVSERAVSKEQWRQIIALLREHRTPDLAYAKATEYAGRAKASLEIFPPSRERDALTALADYVLSRDR from the coding sequence TTGAGCGAACTCGCGCAAAACCTTCCCGTGACGGCGGATCTGGCGCAGATCTTCGAGCCGATCCGCGACGATCTGGATCGCGTCGAGCAGGAGTTCGAGCGCCGTATCCAGTCGCGCGTCGCGCTCATCCCCGAAATGGGGAAGTACATCCAGAAAAGCGGCGGCAAGCGCGTGCGCCCGGCCGTTCTGCTGATGGCGGCGCGCCTGAGCGGCTATACCGGCGACAAGGCCGTCCTCAACGCCTCGGTCGTCGAATTCATCCACACCGCCACGCTCGTCCACGACGACATCATCGACGGCGCCGACGTCCGGCGCGGCCGCCTGGCCGTCCATTCGCGGTGGGGCAACGACATCACCGTCCTGCTCGGCGACTACCTCTATATCAAGTCGATGGCGATGGCGCTGACGCAGGACTCGCTCGACATCGTGCGGCTGCTCTGCGACGTGACGCTCCGCATGATCGAAGGGGAGCTCTACCAGCTCACCAAGACCGGCGACGTCGACATCACCGAGGACGAGCATTTCGAGATCATCCGCCGCAAGACGGCCTACCTGTTCGGCGGCTGCGCCGAAATCGGCGGCCTGCTGGGCGGCGTCTCGAAGGAGCGGCAGCACGCCCTCCGCGAGTTCGGCTTCAACCTCGGGGTCGCCTTTCAGGTCGTCGACGATCTGCTCGACTACACCGCCGAGGAATCCGCCCTCGGCAAGCCGGTCGGCGGCGATCTTCGCGAAGGCAAGGTGACGCTTCCGATCATCTACCTGCGGGAACGGGGCGGCGAGGAAGCCGGCCGCCTGATTCGCAGCGTCGTCTCCGAGCGCGCCGTGTCGAAGGAGCAGTGGCGGCAGATCATCGCGCTGCTGCGCGAGCACCGGACGCCCGATCTCGCCTACGCGAAGGCGACCGAATACGCCGGCAGGGCCAAGGCGTCGCTCGAGATCTTCCCGCCGAGCCGCGAACGCGACGCCCTCACGGCGCTCGCCGACTACGTCCTCTCCAGGGACCGGTAG
- a CDS encoding trypsin-like peptidase domain-containing protein, giving the protein MRRYTLIVVSLVAVVSFLLGAIVTGGSPGTPTVAAPQARATIRPVGRHAPAPAGVGAPNFADVAERLNASVVNIDAASRAGRDRRPHGDDQEGARDFDVPRQGSGSGFVIDRTGFILTNYHVIEDADRIAVTLADGRLLRGEIVGTDPAIDVALVRVGGAGPLPEAPLGNSDELRVGEWVCAIGNPLGYVHSVTVGVVSFIGRKLFDASLDDYIQTDAAINLGNSGGPLINARGEVIGINAAISSRANNIGFAVPINQAVAILPQLKAHGTVSRGYIGVTLVDVNADLQRSLRLGVSRGALVEDVRADSPGERAGLKPYDVILTVDGREIWTNEELIRDVSGRQPGTVARLEVLRDGHRELVPVKLTERPGTEDSLAGGALPTRAPAAPSDPLLGLTVRDIDAAAARRMELPSWLAGVVVVRIDPAAASFVPAMRRGFVIVEINRQPVRSPAEFQRVMNAARTGDALAFYGYDPAVKQRAIVMATVDAR; this is encoded by the coding sequence ATGCGCCGCTACACGCTGATCGTCGTCTCGCTCGTCGCCGTCGTGTCGTTCCTGCTCGGCGCCATCGTGACGGGCGGGTCGCCTGGCACGCCGACGGTCGCCGCGCCGCAGGCGCGTGCCACGATCCGCCCGGTCGGCCGACACGCGCCGGCGCCGGCCGGTGTCGGCGCGCCGAACTTCGCCGACGTCGCCGAGCGGCTCAATGCGTCGGTGGTGAACATCGACGCGGCATCGCGCGCCGGCCGCGATCGCCGGCCGCACGGCGACGACCAGGAGGGCGCCCGCGACTTCGACGTGCCGCGCCAGGGATCGGGCAGCGGCTTCGTCATCGATCGGACGGGCTTCATCCTGACCAACTACCACGTCATCGAGGACGCGGACCGGATCGCCGTGACCCTCGCCGACGGCCGTCTGCTGCGCGGCGAGATCGTCGGCACCGACCCGGCGATCGACGTGGCGCTCGTGCGGGTCGGCGGTGCGGGCCCGCTGCCCGAAGCGCCGCTGGGCAATTCCGACGAGCTGCGCGTCGGCGAATGGGTCTGCGCGATCGGCAATCCGCTCGGCTACGTCCATTCCGTGACCGTCGGCGTCGTCAGTTTCATCGGCCGCAAGCTGTTCGACGCCAGCCTCGACGACTACATTCAGACCGACGCCGCCATCAACCTGGGCAACAGCGGCGGCCCGCTGATCAACGCGCGCGGCGAGGTGATCGGCATCAACGCCGCGATCAGTTCGCGGGCGAACAACATCGGCTTCGCCGTGCCGATCAACCAGGCCGTCGCGATCCTGCCTCAGCTCAAGGCGCACGGCACGGTGTCGCGCGGCTACATCGGCGTGACGCTGGTCGACGTCAACGCCGATCTGCAGCGCTCGCTGAGGCTCGGGGTATCGCGCGGCGCGCTGGTCGAGGACGTCCGCGCCGACTCGCCTGGGGAGCGCGCCGGGCTGAAGCCCTACGACGTGATCCTGACGGTCGACGGCCGCGAGATCTGGACCAACGAGGAGCTGATCCGCGACGTCTCCGGCCGCCAGCCCGGCACGGTGGCGCGTCTCGAGGTGCTGCGCGACGGCCATCGTGAGCTCGTGCCGGTGAAGCTCACCGAACGCCCCGGCACGGAGGACAGCCTGGCCGGGGGCGCGTTGCCGACCCGCGCACCGGCGGCGCCGTCCGACCCGCTGCTCGGACTGACGGTGCGCGACATCGACGCGGCGGCGGCGCGGCGGATGGAGCTGCCGTCGTGGCTCGCGGGGGTCGTGGTGGTGCGCATCGATCCCGCGGCGGCTTCATTCGTGCCAGCGATGCGGCGCGGCTTCGTGATTGTCGAGATCAACCGGCAGCCCGTTCGATCGCCGGCCGAGTTCCAGCGGGTGATGAACGCGGCGCGCACCGGTGACGCGCTGGCGTTTTACGGCTACGATCCAGCCGTGAAGCAGCGGGCGATCGTGATGGCGACGGTGGATGCGCGATGA
- a CDS encoding TIGR00300 family protein has product MQPSATVVAQGHLIDSQLLSGIFDAIIHRGGAFEVLAFTIGRTNDEYSRLTLKVSAPDAGALSALVEALIPLGCHAASEQDAVIRDGDRDGAAPEDFYSTTNQRTQVRVGGLWLDVRKQRMDAAVVLTADGAECRKLRDLRTGDRVVCGLDGIRVTPEFRDRDRADFTFMSNDVSSERRVEVSVMRIARMMRDVKAAGRRIAFVAGPVVVHTGGAAYFARLIRAGFADLLLAGNALAVHDAEQALFNTSLGVDLDAGAPVSGGHRHHMRAINAVNRAGGIRAAVDAGILTSGIMVECHRAGVEVILAGSIRDDGPLADTITDMTEAQNRYTAALQDVGIVIVLSTMLHGIGVGNMLPAWVPVVCVDINPAVVTKLADRGSSQTMGLVTDVGLFLHQLAAQLAPGEAPGHAT; this is encoded by the coding sequence ATGCAGCCGTCCGCCACCGTGGTCGCTCAAGGCCACCTGATCGACTCGCAGCTCCTGAGCGGCATCTTCGACGCGATCATCCACCGCGGAGGCGCCTTCGAGGTCCTCGCGTTCACGATCGGCCGCACCAACGACGAATACTCCCGGCTGACGCTGAAGGTGTCGGCCCCCGACGCCGGCGCTCTGAGCGCGCTCGTCGAGGCGCTGATTCCGCTCGGCTGCCATGCGGCCAGCGAACAGGACGCCGTCATCCGCGACGGCGACCGCGACGGCGCCGCCCCCGAGGACTTCTACTCGACCACGAACCAGCGGACCCAGGTCCGGGTCGGCGGGCTGTGGCTCGACGTCCGCAAACAGCGCATGGACGCCGCCGTCGTACTCACGGCCGACGGCGCCGAGTGCCGCAAGCTGCGTGATCTGCGCACCGGCGACCGCGTGGTCTGCGGGCTCGACGGCATCCGCGTCACGCCGGAATTCCGCGATCGCGATCGCGCCGATTTCACGTTCATGTCCAACGACGTGTCGTCGGAGCGGCGGGTCGAGGTGAGCGTGATGCGCATCGCGCGAATGATGCGCGACGTGAAGGCGGCCGGCCGGCGCATCGCGTTCGTCGCCGGACCCGTGGTCGTCCACACCGGCGGGGCCGCCTACTTCGCCCGGCTGATTCGCGCGGGCTTCGCCGACCTGCTCCTCGCCGGCAATGCGCTGGCGGTCCACGATGCCGAACAGGCGCTCTTCAACACCTCGCTGGGGGTCGACCTCGATGCCGGGGCGCCGGTCAGCGGCGGCCACCGCCACCACATGCGCGCGATCAACGCGGTCAACCGAGCCGGCGGCATCCGGGCCGCGGTCGATGCCGGAATCCTGACCAGCGGCATCATGGTCGAGTGCCACCGCGCGGGCGTCGAGGTCATCCTCGCAGGCAGCATCCGCGACGACGGGCCGCTGGCCGACACGATCACCGACATGACCGAGGCGCAGAATCGCTATACCGCCGCGCTGCAGGACGTCGGCATCGTCATCGTCCTGTCGACGATGCTGCACGGGATCGGGGTCGGGAACATGCTGCCGGCGTGGGTGCCGGTCGTGTGCGTCGACATCAACCCGGCGGTGGTCACCAAGCTGGCCGATCGGGGGTCGTCTCAAACGATGGGGCTGGTGACCGACGTCGGACTGTTCCTGCACCAGCTCGCGGCGCAGTTGGCGCCCGGCGAGGCGCCGGGACATGCCACGTAG
- the metG gene encoding methionine--tRNA ligase has translation MPRFYLTTAIDYVNSSPHLGTAYEKITADVIARYKRLAGFETLFVMGNDEHSQNVFRRAREQGMDPVAYCDQMEREFRAAWDLLDISYDDFIRTTQPRHAAAVQEFVRRIAAAGDVYEGYYEGWYCVGCEAFKQDKDLVDGKCPLHSTVEWIREKNHFFRLSKYQQPLLRHYAAHPEFIEPDVRRNEILRLVEGGLEDISISRAGQSWGIPVPDDPQSVVYVWFDALINYAAAAGFGTDAAKAARWWPADLHVIGKDITRFHTVIWPAMLMAAGLELPSQVFGHGFMTVEGQRMSKSLGNVIDPNEAAASHGVDPLRLYLVKEVTYGGDGDFSWSRFHERYNVDLANNLGNLVSRTATMAEKYRGGRLAPSGEPGRLADAAAGALATYRRGMDAFALEQGAAAAFRLVDAANEYIAETEPWKLAKDEANAARLSQVLFDVAEAVRVAGVLLLPIIPRSAAEILRRVGEGTPAADLRLEDAAWRNSGERIMLKGAALWPRADIPAATGARTSTDKQGSTGDKQGPGTPDVAPAAAAAGTPAGRAMRSNHVSEQQNPGPAAPASAPAAPPADNRITIDDFMKIDLRVAKVLTAEKVPNSRKLMKLSIDVGTEQRTLVAGIAEAYEPEQLVGRTVGVVFNLKPAKLMGIESNGMILAASPEGGKPTLVAFESDVPPGSRIR, from the coding sequence ATGCCCCGGTTCTATCTGACGACGGCGATCGACTACGTCAACAGCTCGCCGCACCTGGGCACGGCCTACGAGAAGATCACCGCCGACGTCATCGCCCGTTACAAGCGTCTCGCGGGTTTCGAGACGTTGTTCGTGATGGGCAACGATGAGCATTCGCAGAATGTCTTTCGCCGCGCCAGAGAACAGGGGATGGATCCGGTCGCGTACTGCGATCAGATGGAGCGGGAATTCCGGGCCGCCTGGGATCTGCTCGACATTTCCTACGACGACTTCATACGAACCACCCAGCCGCGGCACGCCGCGGCGGTGCAGGAGTTCGTGCGCCGGATTGCCGCCGCGGGCGACGTCTACGAAGGCTACTACGAGGGCTGGTACTGCGTCGGCTGCGAAGCGTTCAAGCAGGACAAGGATCTCGTCGACGGCAAGTGCCCGCTCCATTCGACTGTCGAGTGGATCAGGGAGAAGAACCATTTTTTCCGTCTCTCCAAGTATCAGCAGCCGCTGCTGCGCCACTACGCCGCGCACCCGGAGTTCATCGAGCCCGACGTACGGCGCAATGAAATCCTGCGGCTCGTCGAGGGCGGCCTCGAGGACATCTCGATCAGCCGCGCCGGGCAGTCCTGGGGCATTCCCGTCCCGGACGATCCGCAGAGCGTCGTCTACGTCTGGTTCGACGCGCTCATCAACTACGCCGCGGCGGCGGGCTTCGGCACCGACGCCGCGAAGGCTGCGCGGTGGTGGCCGGCCGACCTGCACGTCATCGGCAAGGACATCACCCGCTTTCACACGGTGATCTGGCCGGCGATGCTGATGGCGGCGGGGCTCGAACTCCCGTCGCAGGTGTTCGGTCACGGGTTCATGACGGTGGAAGGCCAGCGCATGAGCAAGTCGCTCGGCAACGTCATCGATCCGAACGAGGCCGCCGCCAGCCACGGCGTTGATCCCCTGCGTCTGTACCTGGTGAAGGAAGTGACCTACGGCGGCGACGGCGATTTTTCGTGGTCGCGGTTTCACGAGCGCTACAACGTCGACCTGGCCAATAACCTGGGGAACCTGGTCAGCCGGACGGCGACGATGGCGGAGAAGTATCGCGGCGGTCGCCTCGCGCCGTCCGGCGAGCCCGGACGTCTGGCGGACGCGGCCGCGGGCGCCCTGGCCACGTATCGCCGCGGCATGGATGCCTTCGCGCTCGAGCAGGGCGCGGCGGCAGCGTTCCGGCTCGTCGACGCGGCCAACGAGTACATCGCCGAGACGGAACCCTGGAAGCTGGCGAAGGACGAGGCGAACGCGGCGCGGCTCAGCCAGGTGCTCTTCGACGTCGCCGAGGCGGTGCGCGTCGCCGGCGTGCTGCTGCTGCCGATCATCCCGCGTTCGGCGGCCGAGATCCTGCGCCGCGTCGGCGAAGGGACGCCTGCCGCCGACCTCCGTCTCGAAGACGCGGCCTGGCGTAACAGCGGCGAGCGGATCATGCTCAAGGGGGCGGCACTGTGGCCGCGGGCCGACATCCCGGCCGCAACCGGCGCGCGCACGAGCACCGACAAGCAGGGATCGACTGGCGACAAACAAGGACCCGGAACGCCGGACGTGGCGCCCGCCGCAGCCGCGGCAGGCACGCCGGCCGGGCGCGCGATGAGGAGCAACCACGTGTCAGAACAGCAGAATCCAGGCCCGGCCGCGCCCGCATCAGCACCCGCGGCGCCACCGGCCGACAACCGCATCACCATCGACGACTTCATGAAGATCGACCTGCGTGTGGCGAAGGTGCTCACGGCGGAAAAGGTACCCAACTCGCGCAAGCTGATGAAGCTGTCGATCGACGTGGGCACCGAACAGCGAACGCTCGTCGCCGGCATTGCCGAGGCCTACGAGCCGGAGCAGCTCGTCGGCCGGACGGTCGGCGTCGTGTTCAACCTCAAGCCGGCCAAGCTGATGGGGATCGAATCGAACGGCATGATCCTCGCCGCCAGTCCCGAAGGGGGGAAGCCGACGCTCGTCGCGTTCGAAAGTGACGTGCCGCCCGGTTCGCGCATCCGGTAG
- a CDS encoding TatD family hydrolase: MIDSHCHLADEAFERDLDAVVARATDAGLTAALVILSAGDEAEAARARRVRESWSAVRFASGVHPHNAGAFAGRPEAAAAVAAAHGGAFASCGVGEIGLDYHYDFAQRDVQRAVFAAQLALATELAHPVIIHTREATDDTFDLLAQAGVGRGVFHCFTGDAAMARRALDCGFYVSFSGIVTFPKAESIREAARLVPDNRLLVETDSPYLAPVPRRGTRNEPAHVAHVVAAVAAVRGASAGDVAERTSLNFDALFGPC; encoded by the coding sequence ATGATCGACAGTCATTGTCACCTCGCCGACGAGGCGTTCGAGCGCGATCTCGACGCCGTGGTGGCGCGCGCGACGGATGCGGGCCTGACCGCGGCGCTGGTGATCCTGTCGGCCGGCGACGAGGCTGAAGCGGCGCGGGCCCGCCGCGTCCGCGAGTCGTGGAGCGCGGTCCGGTTCGCGAGCGGGGTGCACCCGCACAATGCCGGCGCGTTCGCGGGGCGGCCGGAGGCGGCCGCCGCGGTCGCCGCGGCGCACGGCGGGGCGTTCGCCTCGTGCGGCGTCGGCGAGATCGGCCTCGACTATCACTACGATTTCGCGCAGCGCGACGTCCAGCGCGCCGTCTTCGCGGCCCAGCTCGCGCTGGCCACCGAGCTCGCGCACCCGGTGATCATCCACACCCGCGAGGCGACCGACGACACCTTCGACCTGCTGGCGCAGGCCGGCGTCGGCCGGGGGGTGTTCCACTGCTTCACGGGCGATGCCGCGATGGCGCGGCGCGCCCTCGACTGCGGCTTCTACGTGTCGTTCTCGGGGATCGTGACGTTCCCCAAAGCCGAGAGCATCCGCGAGGCGGCTCGGCTCGTTCCGGACAACCGGCTGCTCGTCGAAACCGACAGTCCCTACCTGGCGCCGGTGCCGCGGCGCGGCACGCGCAACGAGCCGGCGCACGTGGCCCACGTGGTGGCGGCGGTGGCGGCCGTGCGCGGCGCCTCGGCCGGGGACGTCGCCGAACGGACCAGCCTCAATTTCGACGCCCTTTTCGGGCCGTGCTGA
- the larC gene encoding nickel pincer cofactor biosynthesis protein LarC has protein sequence MLYLDCFSGASGDMVLGALLDLGLPLDALRAALGSLALEFGDVGADVVTRAGVTARKFRLTDTREKTASGTHAHYHLKGIVKAIQRSSLSAAGQDRAIHMFERLAAAEAAIHGTPIEKVHLHEVGALDSIIDIAGAVFGFEYLGFDDIEASPLNVGGGRVRCAHGVFPVPAPATARLLEGVPVYGNGTSELVTPTGALLVTTYAKAYGPLPAMTMSKIAYGAGDRDPTDTPNVLRMVSGTRTPQTRTSGVAPRPSDTETILTIACEIDDMNPQLFGPLMQRLLAHGALDVFYTPVQMKKGRPGTLVTVLARPASRGALTDVLFRESTTIGVRYQEMERCCLERTVETVQTPYGSVRFKVARRDGRELNAAPEFDDCERLAAEQSVPIKEVQAAAWHARGR, from the coding sequence ATGCTGTACCTTGATTGTTTTTCAGGCGCGTCCGGCGACATGGTGCTCGGGGCGCTTCTCGATCTTGGTCTTCCGCTCGACGCGCTGCGCGCCGCACTCGGCAGCCTGGCGCTCGAATTCGGCGACGTCGGCGCCGACGTCGTCACACGCGCGGGAGTGACGGCCAGGAAGTTCCGCCTCACCGATACCCGCGAGAAGACGGCGTCTGGCACGCACGCGCACTACCACCTCAAGGGCATCGTCAAAGCGATCCAGCGCTCGTCACTGTCAGCAGCCGGGCAGGATCGGGCGATCCACATGTTCGAGCGCCTCGCCGCGGCCGAAGCGGCGATCCATGGGACGCCGATCGAGAAGGTGCATCTGCACGAGGTGGGCGCCCTCGATTCGATCATCGACATCGCGGGGGCCGTCTTCGGGTTCGAGTATCTCGGCTTCGACGACATCGAGGCGTCCCCGCTGAACGTGGGCGGCGGGAGGGTGCGGTGCGCGCACGGCGTGTTTCCCGTGCCGGCGCCCGCCACCGCCCGGCTGCTCGAAGGCGTGCCGGTCTACGGCAATGGCACGTCGGAGTTGGTGACGCCGACCGGCGCGCTGCTGGTGACCACCTATGCGAAGGCCTATGGTCCGCTGCCGGCGATGACGATGTCGAAGATCGCCTATGGTGCCGGCGATCGCGATCCGACAGACACGCCCAACGTGCTCAGGATGGTGAGCGGCACGCGAACGCCACAGACGCGCACGTCGGGCGTCGCCCCGCGACCGTCCGACACCGAGACGATTCTCACGATCGCCTGCGAGATCGACGACATGAATCCGCAACTCTTCGGACCGCTGATGCAGCGCCTGCTTGCGCATGGCGCACTCGACGTGTTCTATACGCCGGTGCAGATGAAGAAAGGCCGTCCCGGCACGCTCGTGACCGTCTTGGCCAGACCTGCGTCGCGCGGGGCACTGACCGACGTGCTGTTTCGTGAGTCCACGACGATCGGCGTGCGCTATCAGGAGATGGAACGCTGCTGCCTGGAACGGACGGTCGAAACCGTGCAGACGCCGTACGGCAGCGTCCGCTTCAAGGTGGCGCGACGCGACGGACGCGAGCTGAACGCCGCTCCCGAGTTCGACGACTGCGAACGATTGGCGGCCGAGCAGAGCGTGCCGATCAAGGAAGTGCAGGCGGCCGCCTGGCACGCGCGCGGCCGTTGA
- the ligA gene encoding NAD-dependent DNA ligase LigA yields MDPAQRLDSLRQQIRRHEELYYVHDRPEISDEEFDRLLHELERLEAENPDLVTSDSPTQRVAGRPTEGFSTVRHLTPLLSLDNAYSEEELRAFDERVRKGAGPAAGQIAYVAELKIDGLSIALTYQDGVLVRGATRGDGTLGEDVTPNVRTIRAIPLALARRMPGRLEVRGEVYLPRVSFERMNHEREALGEPLFQNPRNAAAGTMRNLEPSLVARRRLSAFTYQTVVGPGDSLLLPAEGDQGAPVVSSHAAVLRALQRLGLPVEPHWRRCENIDAVVAFVNEWGDKRRGLHFDTDGVVVKVDDLELREKLGATAKFPRWATAYKFPAQQAQTKLLRIDVNVGRTGANTPYAVLDPVFVAGSTISMATLHNAEDIARKDLREGDTVVIEKAGDVIPRVVAPIVGLRPADSVPWVMPMDCAACGSALSRDEEEVVWRCENTSCPARLRRSLEHFASRGAMNIEGLGESLVDQLIEQGLVRDFGDLYHLTAAQLEGLVVAPREPRSERAVPRKLGKVGRNVCEQIERSRHNDLSRLVYALGIRHVGEKAAATLARHLRTMPALLDAPIASLQAVPEIGPVLAASVRAFAEEPHNRGLVEKLAAAGVNMESQQPPPAAAAAGALDGKTLVLTGTLPTLTREEATRMIQELGGKVVGSVSRKTAYVVAGADAGSKLQKATDLGIQVLDETAFREKIDTGNW; encoded by the coding sequence ATGGATCCCGCTCAGCGTCTCGACAGCCTCCGCCAGCAGATCCGACGCCACGAAGAGCTCTACTACGTCCACGACAGGCCGGAGATCTCCGACGAGGAGTTCGATCGCCTGCTGCACGAGCTCGAGCGGCTGGAGGCGGAGAACCCGGATCTGGTGACGTCCGATTCTCCCACCCAGCGGGTCGCCGGCCGGCCGACCGAGGGCTTCTCGACCGTGCGACATCTCACGCCGTTGCTCAGTCTCGACAACGCCTACAGCGAGGAGGAGCTGCGCGCCTTCGACGAACGGGTGCGCAAGGGCGCCGGTCCCGCCGCGGGTCAGATCGCCTACGTGGCCGAGTTGAAGATCGACGGGCTCAGCATCGCCTTGACCTATCAGGACGGCGTGCTGGTCCGTGGCGCGACGCGCGGCGACGGCACGCTCGGCGAAGACGTCACGCCCAATGTCAGGACGATCCGCGCGATTCCGCTGGCGCTCGCCCGGAGAATGCCGGGCCGCCTTGAAGTGCGCGGTGAAGTGTACCTGCCGCGCGTCTCGTTCGAGCGAATGAACCACGAGCGGGAAGCGCTCGGCGAGCCGCTCTTTCAGAATCCCCGGAACGCGGCGGCCGGGACGATGCGCAATCTCGAGCCGTCGCTGGTGGCCAGGCGGCGGCTGTCGGCGTTTACTTACCAGACGGTGGTGGGGCCAGGGGACTCGCTGCTCCTGCCGGCGGAAGGGGATCAGGGGGCGCCGGTCGTGTCGTCGCATGCGGCGGTCTTGCGGGCACTGCAGCGTCTGGGTCTTCCGGTTGAGCCGCATTGGCGTCGATGCGAGAACATCGACGCGGTCGTGGCGTTCGTCAACGAGTGGGGGGACAAGCGCCGGGGCCTCCACTTCGACACCGACGGGGTCGTCGTCAAGGTCGACGACCTGGAGCTGCGCGAGAAGCTGGGAGCCACGGCGAAGTTCCCGCGATGGGCGACGGCCTACAAGTTTCCCGCCCAGCAGGCGCAGACGAAGCTGCTGCGCATCGACGTCAACGTCGGGCGCACCGGCGCCAACACGCCCTACGCCGTGCTCGATCCGGTGTTCGTGGCCGGCTCGACGATCTCGATGGCGACGCTGCACAACGCCGAGGACATCGCTCGGAAGGACCTGCGCGAAGGGGATACGGTCGTGATCGAGAAGGCCGGCGACGTCATCCCGCGCGTGGTGGCGCCGATCGTCGGGCTGCGTCCGGCCGACTCCGTGCCGTGGGTCATGCCGATGGACTGCGCGGCGTGCGGCAGCGCGCTGTCGCGAGACGAAGAGGAAGTGGTCTGGCGCTGCGAGAACACGTCGTGTCCGGCCCGCCTGCGCCGGAGCCTCGAGCACTTCGCGTCGCGCGGCGCGATGAACATCGAGGGGCTCGGCGAATCGCTGGTCGATCAACTGATCGAGCAGGGACTGGTGCGCGACTTCGGCGACCTCTACCACCTGACCGCCGCGCAGCTCGAAGGGCTGGTCGTGGCTCCCCGCGAACCGCGCTCCGAACGTGCGGTGCCGCGAAAGCTGGGCAAGGTCGGACGCAACGTCTGCGAACAGATCGAACGCAGCCGGCACAACGATCTGTCGCGGCTCGTCTACGCGCTGGGCATCCGCCACGTCGGCGAGAAGGCGGCGGCGACGCTCGCCCGCCACCTCCGCACGATGCCGGCGCTGCTCGACGCGCCGATCGCGTCGCTGCAGGCCGTCCCGGAGATCGGTCCGGTGCTGGCGGCGTCGGTTCGGGCGTTCGCGGAGGAGCCGCACAACCGCGGCCTGGTCGAGAAGCTGGCCGCCGCCGGGGTCAACATGGAAAGCCAGCAGCCGCCGCCGGCTGCGGCCGCCGCCGGGGCGCTTGACGGCAAGACCTTGGTGCTGACCGGGACGCTGCCGACGTTGACCCGCGAAGAGGCCACCCGGATGATTCAGGAGCTCGGCGGTAAGGTAGTCGGTTCGGTCAGCCGCAAGACCGCTTACGTGGTCGCGGGCGCAGACGCCGGCAGCAAGCTGCAGAAGGCGACGGACCTTGGCATTCAGGTGCTCGACGAGACCGCATTTCGCGAGAAGATAGACACTGGCAACTGGTAA